The region CCGCCGATGCTGATCGCCGACGACGCGCAGGGCGTGCACGCAGCACTTCGCGAAGCCGAACGCTCGCTCTCAGCCGCGGAAGTGCCGGTCGGTTGTGTGATCGTACACGCGGGTGCGATCATCGGTCGTGGCTTCAATCAGGTCGAGACCCTGAAGGACGCGACCGCGCACGCCGAGATGATCGCGATCGGCGCGGCCTCGGCAGCACTCGGCTCGTGGCGGCTCAACGAGTGCACGCTCTACGTGACGCTCGAACCGTGCTCGATGTGCGCGGGCGCGATCGTGCTCGCGCGCCTGGGGCGACTGGTGTACGGCGCGAGCGATCCCAAGGCTGGCGCGTGCGGCTCGGTGCTGGACGTGATCGGAGAGCCGCGGCTCAACCACCGGGTCGAAATCACCGCGGGCGTACTGGCCGAGGATTGTGGCAGTCTGTTGCGGAGCTTCTTCGAGAAGAGGCGGCGCGAGGCGCGCGCCGAACGCGCGCCTCGCGATCCAGGTAACTGAGCTCGCTGCGGGCGGCATGGATCGAAGCACACGGTGCGTCGACTAGGGTCGGTACTCGGAGAACACGAAGTCATTCGTCGCACGTGATTGATGGCAACCGAAGCACTGCTTGGCGGCGTCGGTGACCATGCGATCGGTGGGCGAATCACCCTTGAACCCTTCGAACCCCCAGCCTCCCGTCGCGGCGTAGGCTTTTCGATCCTTGCGCATGACGCCAATGAATTTGCGCGACCCTTCGGAGACTGCGCCATCCTTCGAGTCGGCGGCGAGCAGATCGAACACGATCACGCTGCCGTCAGGATAGGGCTTGCCCGTGTGAGCGGCCGCCATTCCAGTGCGATTCACGTACACGTGATGGATGCCACCGAACGAGTCGAACAACGGGTGTGACTCAGCGACGATTGCCAGCGTCTTCATGTGATTCCAGCTTCGATAGCCCTGCGGGTAGGAAACCGGCCGGTGCGACTCGTTGGCCGCGCTCGAGAGCAAGGGTGATCCAGCCACGGTCGCAGTGAGGATTGACAGCCCCAGAACGGTCCACCATGCGCTGCTTCTGCTTGCCTGTACGCGATGATTGCTTGACACGATCTGCCTCCTTTGAAGAGCCTGCACCCATCTTTAGCGGGATCAGGCATGCCGTCCAGTAGGCACCTTTCGGTGCGCAGGTACCCGATCAGAGGGAAGTCGTCGTGGCGATCCAGCGCGAAGCAGGACGGCTCTTCGAGGACGTGCTCGGGTGCAAGTGGACACTGGCGGTGCTCGCGTCACTGCGGGAGGGAGTTGCGCGTCCTGGTCAGATTCGGCGCGCGCTGCCCGGGCTGACGAGCAAGGTGATGCAGCAGCGACTTCAAAAGCTCGAACGATTCGGCCTCGTGGTGAGGAGACTGATTGCCGAGAGGCCACTGCACGTGGAGTACCGGCTGACACCGAAAGGTCGCCAGCTGTGCAGACTCGTGTCCCGAGTCGAAGCGTTCGCGGGCGAGTGGGAGGTGAAGGATGCGAGCAACGCCTAGCGGACGGTCCCGCCGTGCGGTTCAGATTCTCGTGGCGCTGGCGCTCGTCGCGGCACTCGGGAGCTGTGACTCGAAGAAGGATTCGCCGCGGCGCGGTCTGCCGGCTCGCACCTATCGCATGGGCTTCATGGGCATTCCGCCCGCTCCCGATACGGCACTCGCGGTGCAGGCGCTTCAGATGTGGGTGCCGCGCGCGGATGCCGCGATTCACCACGTCGGCGCCCCGTGGGACTCGATGTTCGCGGGCGTGCCGCTCGAGCCGATCATCCTGCGAGAGATCGGAAACATTGCGAACTACTATCGCTCGCTGGGTCTGAAATTCGTGTTGAGCCTCGATGCGACCGACGGGCTCAATCGCGCCGCCGATGATCCGGCGCTAGTTGCCGCCGGCCGCAGCCTGACCGAGCCCGCGATCCAGCAGCTGATGCGGCGCTATGCCGTGCTGTGTGACTCGATCCTGCAGCCCGACGTGCTGGTGCTGGCGTCGGAGACCAACCTGGTGCGGCTGCTGGCGCCCACCGCGCTCTACAACGCGCTCGTCACCTACGCGAACGATGCGGCCGGCGACGTGCGCGCCCGAAATTCGAACGTGATCCTGTCAGCAAGCGTTCAGGTCGAGACCGCGTGGGGACGGCTCGGCGGACCCGGAACCTACGAGGGCATCTCCTCCGATCTGGTGCACTTCCCGTTCGCGCAGTGGATCGGACTCTCGTCGTACCCCTACTTCAGCTGGGAGCACCCCGACAGCCTGCCGCTCAACTACTACTCGCGGCTGAGAGAGGGGCTCGCCAAGCCGATGTTCGTGATCGAGGGTGGCTGGGCCTCGGCCGGACCGACGCTGGCGCCCAGTTCGGCTGCGATCCAGGCCGCCTACATCCGACGGCACGCGCAGATTCTGGACGAGGTGCAGGCGCGCTACTGGTTTCAGCTCACCTTCACCGACATTGATACGAGCCAGGTTCCGCCGGGCGTGAACCTGACGCCATTCGCGTTCAACGGAATGGTGGACAAGCTGCTGATCCCCAAGCTCGCGCTCTCCGAATGGGACGCGAACTTCGCGCGTCCGCTGCAGCCGTAGGGCGGACGGGCGCAGCCCCGACGCCGTCGGTTGCCGAGTTCGTGCGCGCCCAGACCGCGCGAAATCCGGCTCGACTGGCGTGCGCATCGCAGTGGTGCGCTCGAGCTCGCCTTTTCGCGCGCGCGGCATTCTGCAGCCCTCGGCGCGTGGGTATTCCCGCGCAGCGTGCTAAGCCGCTGCTCGCCGCGGCGCTTCGAGCGCCCGGCCTCGTTGCAGCGCCGTGCAGATCTCAACGGGTCCTGCACGAAGGTCCGGCGGCCGCGAATGGCCCAGATCTTCCAGTACCAGGGTGGGCCGTCTACCCGCGGCCAGTGTCGCTCGCGCGGCGCGAATCGCGGTGGCCCGACATCGTGTGTGGCGGAGAGCGCCCGAAACGGCTCGAGCGACGCGCATGCGCGACTGACTGGAGGATCTCATGCGACTTCCGATCGTGTTTCGACGCTCGCCGGTGGCTTTCGGCCTCGGCCTCGCACTCGCACTCTGTAGCCTCTCCGCCGATCGTGCTGCGGCGCAGAACGAGTGCATGATCAGCGGCCCGACCTCGACCTGCGGTGGTTCCGTGCAGTTGTGCGGCCCCGAGGGTCTCTATCTCTACGAGTGGACCGGGCCCAACGGCTTCACGGCCACCTCGCGATGCATCAATGTGAGCGATCCGGGCGTCTACTCGATGCGGATCCAGGATATCGAGTTCGGTGTGTTCTTCGGACCCTGCACGCACAACCTGACCTCGGGTGCCGGTGGCGGCGGAAGCTGCGTCATCAGCGGGCCGACTTCGGTTTGCCAGGGCCAGTCGGTCGAGCTGTGCGGACCGGACGGCAACCTGCGCTGGGCGTGGAGCGGACCCGGCGGCTTCTCGGCCTCGAGTCGCTGCGTTTCGGTTTCGAACCCCGGTCTCTATTCGCTGTCGGTGAGCGATGCCGCGGGCGGTTGCGGTGCCATGACGTGCTCGCAGAACGTCGCGAGTCAGAATTGCCAGAGTTCGTCGAACTGCCCGCGCAACGCCAAGTTCTGGCAGCGTCAGGGTGCCGGCAAGGGCCGCGACCTGAGCCCGTCGCAGATCCGCGAACTGGCCGGCTGGGTCGATCAGCGCGCGTCGGTGTTCAACTGGTCGGACGACGTTGCGGGCTTCAACAATGCGCTCAATCGCCCGTCCGACGGTAACTGGCGCAAGCGTGCGATGCGGCAGTTCGCGGCGCTGCTCGCCAACTGCGGTGCGCGTGCGAGCGGCCTGCGTTCGGCCGGTGGCAACAGCATGGGTCTCGACATGAACACGCAGGTCGGTGGCTCGAACGGCTCGTTCACGCTCGGCGCGTGGATCTCTTCGACCGATGCGCGTCTGGTCGCGCTGACCGGTCGCTCGTCGCAGGATCGTGAAGCGATTCGCGCCTACAAGAGCATCTGGGCGGTCGCGCTCGCGATGAATCATGGTCGCGGTGTCGGGCCGATCTGCGCGCCTCCGGGACGCGTGGACCCGTCGGAATGTGACGTCGACGACGACTCGAACGAAGGCTCGTAGCTCCGCGCGCGGCCGCGCCCCCGCCGGCCGCGACGCTCAACAAGACGGCCCCGCTCCGGGTGGAGCGGGGCCGTCGTATTGGTACTCGGATCCGGCTAGTCGGTGACGATCTTGCCACCCGCGCCCATCGACTCGGCGGGATTGCCCGGCGGCGGTGGCGGCGGCTGGCTCTCGGCCAGCACCTTGAGGTTGGCGAGGCCGGTCTCGAAGTCCTTGCCGACCGTCTGGTCCATGTTCATGAACAGGCTCATCACCTTGGCCATCATGTTGTTCGTACCACTCATGGCCCACGTGACCTCGGAGCCGCCCTCGACCGGCGCGATCTGGATCTCCACGTTGTTGGTGGCCTGGAACGGCTTGATGAACTGGAGCTGCATGCCCACGCGTGAGTCGGGCGTGCTCTCGAGGATCGACATCTTGCCCTCGCCGACCTTGTCGTTGCCCGACCAGGTGTAGACCGCGCCCACGCCGACGCCCGGTCCTTCGATATTCTTCTTCATGTCGGGGTCGAGGGCTTCCCACGGCGACCACTTGGTCCAGTGGTTG is a window of Candidatus Eisenbacteria bacterium DNA encoding:
- a CDS encoding helix-turn-helix transcriptional regulator; the encoded protein is MAIQREAGRLFEDVLGCKWTLAVLASLREGVARPGQIRRALPGLTSKVMQQRLQKLERFGLVVRRLIAERPLHVEYRLTPKGRQLCRLVSRVEAFAGEWEVKDASNA
- a CDS encoding SRPBCC family protein — encoded protein: MIKKVALTLFALIALTILAIFGIASMRPDTFRIERKIVMKAAPATIYLIANDFNHWTKWSPWEALDPDMKKNIEGPGVGVGAVYTWSGNDKVGEGKMSILESTPDSRVGMQLQFIKPFQATNNVEIQIAPVEGGSEVTWAMSGTNNMMAKVMSLFMNMDQTVGKDFETGLANLKVLAESQPPPPPPGNPAESMGAGGKIVTD
- a CDS encoding cytochrome P460 family protein; amino-acid sequence: MGLSILTATVAGSPLLSSAANESHRPVSYPQGYRSWNHMKTLAIVAESHPLFDSFGGIHHVYVNRTGMAAAHTGKPYPDGSVIVFDLLAADSKDGAVSEGSRKFIGVMRKDRKAYAATGGWGFEGFKGDSPTDRMVTDAAKQCFGCHQSRATNDFVFSEYRP
- a CDS encoding nucleoside deaminase, whose translation is MLIADDAQGVHAALREAERSLSAAEVPVGCVIVHAGAIIGRGFNQVETLKDATAHAEMIAIGAASAALGSWRLNECTLYVTLEPCSMCAGAIVLARLGRLVYGASDPKAGACGSVLDVIGEPRLNHRVEITAGVLAEDCGSLLRSFFEKRRREARAERAPRDPGN